The following coding sequences lie in one Cherax quadricarinatus isolate ZL_2023a chromosome 6, ASM3850222v1, whole genome shotgun sequence genomic window:
- the LOC128693725 gene encoding glycine-rich protein-like: protein MKLLILVLLVGLAAATPQPLANPDPSPSPGLGLGGLGGLGGLGGLGGLGLGGLGPGGLGGLAYGLRGLGLGGGGYGLGGGGYGLGGGGYGLGGLGRGGYGLGGIGRGGYGLGGLGLGFGNGIGGGFYG, encoded by the exons ATGAAGTTACTG ATTCTTGTCCTGCTGGTGGGTCTTGCAGCAGCAACGCCTCAACCTCTCGCAAATCCTGATCCGAGTCCGAGCCCAGGACTCGGACTTGGAGGCCTTGGAGGCCTTGGAGGTCTCGGAGGTCTCGGAGGTCTCGGTCTTGGTGGATTAGGTCCTGGTGGACTTGGAGGCTTAGCTTACGGTCTCAGAGGCCTAGGTCTCGGAGGCGGGGGATATGGTCTCGGAGGCGGGGGATATGGTCTCGGAGGCGGGGGATATGGTCTCGGAGGACTCGGTCGTGGCGGTTACGGTTTAGGAGGCATTGGTCGGGGCGGCTACGGTCTAGGGGGCCTGGGACTTGGCTTTGGCAACGGCATCGGCGGCGGCTTTTACGGCTGA